The nucleotide sequence CTTCAATGAGATCTTCATCCACGATATTACTGAATTCAGGATACATCGTCCGAATCTGCGGCAGACTCATTAGTAGTACCAGACTTCGTAATGACTCACCGATTGCCCTGCCATAGTCAGCTATCGCCTTTTCGAAGTCCCCAACCTTTGCATAAGCGGCAGCACGGCTTGCATAAGAATTGCCGAGCGTGCTGCCCAGTGCAGTCGTGCCCTTCGAAGTCTTCAGCTCAATAGCCTTGGAAAAATCTCTTATTGCCCCGTAGTAGTCGTTGGTGAATGTCTTCGACAATCCCCGGTCATTGTAGGCCGCTGGGTTCTGCGGCTCAAGTTCGAGGACCCTATCGTAGTAAGGAATGGCCTCTGAATAGCGCTTTAGGGTGAAAAGCGACTGGGCGATTTCGGCATGCGCATCCGCAAAATCCGGATTTAGTGCTGCCGCTTCTCTAAAATAGCCCAGTGCAAGGTTATTAGTTCGCTCCTTGAATCCACCCTTTTCACCAGTTATATCCGAGATATCGGACCCTGCTGCCTGAGTCAGAAATGTCTTCTTTTGGGTAATCATGCCCAGGAAATATTTAACTATGAAGGACTTGGGATTACGTCGAGATGCCTCCTTTAGATCTTCAAGTGCCGGATCGTAATACTTCTCGTCAAAAGTCGTGAAGCCTGCGTAGAAGAGGCCACGAACAAGGTAGGCACGATGATCATCAGGAAATCGTGCGATGAATGCATCGAAATCCGCCTTCCTGAGAGCAGTCGGATTCGAGCTCTCTTCGGGCTTGACGCCGCCGTTGTTGAACACACTGGTCGCATTGCTCGGCTTGATCGTAATTGCCTTCTCCAAATCGTTGATAGCATCAGGCGAGTGCCCCGCAAGCAGGTGCACCTTAGCTCTCAGTACGTACATGTCATTGGTTGAATCATAGGCGCTTGCATATTTGCCTAATGAATGGAGTTGGATTGCTCTGTCGATGTCAGACAGCATCCTCTCGTAGTCGTGCTCACCGGCAGATATCGCGAATGTTGCACGGATAAGGTAAGCGTCCGGGTATGCAGGGTACGCAGTGACGATCTTTGTCAGTGCTGTGATTGCCTTCTTGACGTCCTCAACCTTCTTTCCGTCACCGAACAACTGAATTATGGGCGTCATTTCTTCGGCAATGCGCTTTTCTGTTGGTGTGGCCGCATATACAGTGTTAGTCGCAGCAGCGAATTCCGACAGTCCTAC is from Terriglobia bacterium and encodes:
- a CDS encoding tetratricopeptide repeat protein; the protein is MHTSIVRGSMALLGLAVLVLLFIVSVRTLNPPQTPAASNPAPTARQAALIESVGLSEFAAATNTVYAATPTEKRIAEEMTPIIQLFGDGKKVEDVKKAITALTKIVTAYPAYPDAYLIRATFAISAGEHDYERMLSDIDRAIQLHSLGKYASAYDSTNDMYVLRAKVHLLAGHSPDAINDLEKAITIKPSNATSVFNNGGVKPEESSNPTALRKADFDAFIARFPDDHRAYLVRGLFYAGFTTFDEKYYDPALEDLKEASRRNPKSFIVKYFLGMITQKKTFLTQAAGSDISDITGEKGGFKERTNNLALGYFREAAALNPDFADAHAEIAQSLFTLKRYSEAIPYYDRVLELEPQNPAAYNDRGLSKTFTNDYYGAIRDFSKAIELKTSKGTTALGSTLGNSYASRAAAYAKVGDFEKAIADYGRAIGESLRSLVLLMSLPQIRTMYPEFSNIVDEDLIEGLRKKYYPNMSPADFADNYAKKAKPYDEFIVAELYVNRGDAYLAHGRFRDAISEYSRAHHACTGWPIDRWRTFIKTVDTEFFVDTETLGVQGDKSTSVWLKEVSLKSGAYNQQNYECDCAGRRLRSTAVMFYDARGNLLKSSGEQRWNPIAPDTIGEILYRGLCR